A genomic stretch from Bradyrhizobium sp. 195 includes:
- a CDS encoding ABC transporter permease: MLAMIGKRLMFAVPSLIGVVIVTFLLTRALPGDPAAYFAGPAATKEAVEQIRKKLGLDKPLIEQFFRYTNDLAHGDFGNSLTTGQPVAAEIRNRLPASAELTLLGLIVSVAIAIPLGVLAATRPGSWIDHLCRITTTAGVSLPVFFTGLVLVYVFYFRLGWSPAPLGRLDVFYSAPPTVTGFYLIDTLIARDLEAFRSALSQLILPATTLAIFSLAPIARMTRASMLAVLASEFVRTARASGLSPATVIVTYAFRNAMLPVITTLSMVFSFLLGANVLVEKVFAWPGIGSYAVEALISSDFAPVQGFVLTMAVMYVLLNLIIDILYGVIDPRVRLEG; encoded by the coding sequence ATGTTAGCAATGATCGGCAAGCGCCTGATGTTCGCTGTCCCCTCGCTGATCGGGGTCGTCATCGTCACCTTCCTGCTGACGCGCGCGCTGCCCGGTGATCCCGCCGCATACTTCGCCGGTCCCGCCGCCACGAAGGAAGCCGTCGAGCAGATCCGCAAGAAACTCGGCCTCGACAAGCCGCTGATCGAGCAGTTCTTCCGCTACACCAATGACCTCGCCCATGGCGATTTCGGCAATTCGCTCACCACGGGTCAGCCGGTGGCGGCCGAGATCCGCAACCGCCTGCCGGCCTCGGCCGAGTTGACGCTGCTCGGCCTCATCGTCTCCGTCGCGATCGCGATTCCGCTCGGTGTGCTCGCGGCGACGCGGCCGGGATCATGGATCGACCATCTCTGTCGCATCACGACGACAGCCGGCGTGTCGCTGCCGGTGTTCTTCACCGGCCTCGTGCTGGTCTATGTCTTCTACTTCCGGCTCGGCTGGTCGCCGGCGCCGCTCGGCCGTCTCGACGTGTTCTACAGCGCGCCGCCGACGGTAACCGGCTTCTATCTGATCGACACGCTGATCGCGCGCGACCTCGAGGCGTTTCGTTCGGCGCTGAGCCAGTTGATCCTGCCGGCAACGACGCTCGCGATCTTCTCGCTGGCGCCGATCGCGCGCATGACCCGTGCCTCGATGCTCGCGGTGCTGGCGTCCGAATTCGTCCGCACCGCGCGCGCCAGCGGCCTGTCGCCGGCAACCGTCATCGTCACCTACGCCTTCCGCAATGCCATGCTGCCCGTCATCACCACGCTCAGCATGGTGTTCTCGTTCCTGCTCGGCGCCAACGTGCTGGTCGAAAAAGTGTTCGCCTGGCCCGGCATCGGCTCCTACGCGGTCGAGGCGCTGATCTCGTCGGACTTCGCGCCGGTGCAGGGTTTCGTGCTGACCATGGCGGTCATGTACGTGCTGCTCAATCTGATCATCGACATTCTTTATGGCGTGATCGATCCGCGCGTCCGGTTGGAGGGCTAG
- a CDS encoding ABC transporter permease has product MSSVAPAVEPVGPARTSGLSAILEQTRYVLGENKVTGFAFALLILILIAAIFGPYVVPYDPLASDTAASLKPPSAAHWFGTDQLGRDIFSRVIVATRLDTFIAVASVALVFLMGGLAGIAAGYFGGWTDRIVGRIADTIMAFPLFVLAMGIVAALGNTVQNIILATAIVNFPLYARVARAEANVRRNAGFVQAARLSGNGEFRILLVHILPNIMPIMIVQMSLTMGYAILNAAGLSFIGLGVRPPTAEWGIMVAEGAGFMVSGEWWIALFPGLALMIAVFCFNLLGDGLRDIVDPQRRT; this is encoded by the coding sequence ATGAGCTCCGTTGCGCCTGCTGTTGAACCCGTCGGCCCCGCGCGAACCTCGGGGCTATCAGCGATCCTCGAACAGACCCGCTACGTTCTCGGCGAGAACAAGGTCACGGGCTTCGCCTTCGCGCTGCTGATCCTGATCCTCATCGCCGCGATCTTCGGTCCTTACGTAGTGCCGTATGATCCGCTGGCGTCCGACACCGCCGCATCGCTGAAGCCGCCGTCGGCGGCGCACTGGTTCGGCACCGACCAGCTCGGGCGCGACATTTTCAGCCGCGTCATCGTCGCGACCCGGCTCGATACGTTCATCGCGGTCGCCTCCGTCGCGCTGGTGTTCCTGATGGGCGGCCTCGCCGGCATTGCCGCCGGCTATTTCGGCGGCTGGACCGACCGCATCGTCGGCCGCATCGCCGACACCATCATGGCCTTTCCGCTGTTCGTGCTGGCGATGGGCATCGTCGCCGCGCTCGGCAACACCGTGCAGAACATCATTCTGGCCACCGCCATCGTGAACTTCCCGCTCTATGCCCGCGTCGCGCGTGCCGAAGCCAATGTCCGCCGCAACGCCGGCTTCGTGCAGGCCGCGCGCCTGTCCGGCAACGGCGAATTCCGCATCCTGCTGGTGCACATCCTGCCCAACATCATGCCGATCATGATCGTGCAGATGTCGCTGACCATGGGCTACGCCATTTTGAATGCCGCCGGCCTGTCCTTCATCGGCCTCGGCGTCCGCCCGCCCACCGCCGAATGGGGCATCATGGTCGCCGAAGGCGCGGGCTTCATGGTGTCGGGCGAATGGTGGATCGCGCTCTTCCCGGGCCTTGCTCTGATGATCGCGGTGTTCTGCTTCAACCTCCTCGGCGACGGCCTGCGCGACATCGTCGATCCCCAGCGGAGGACGTGA
- a CDS encoding dipeptide ABC transporter ATP-binding protein, translating into MTAQPLLDVQDLTVEFTTRRGIVKAVQHVNISAAKGETLAIVGESGSGKSVTSYAVMRILDRAGRIAEGSVMFSGIDVKAATEDQMRDLRGREVSMIFQNPRAALNPIRKVGDQIEDVLRTHVQQAQVRDHGEKAIEALEQVKIARPRERYHAYPFELSGGMCQRVVIALALACNPQLLIADEPTTGLDVTTQKAVMDLIVELTKRKAMSTILITHDLGLAAAYCDRVVVMEKGRVVETAKAADIFANPQHPYTRKLMRATPRLGVSLRDLLPEEEGAAPAAPAESTPAAAASTESQKPLLLVDKLVKEYPRQGATAVLGKLFGRKPPVEPDVFRAVDGISFAVGHGESVGLVGESGCGKSTTSMMVMRLLDQTSGLIQFEGEDISGIQPAAFARLPQRSRIQMVFQDPTDSLNPRFTAARAIVDPIMQLGDIRGRDALRARCEELASMVGLPHNLLDRFPHQLSGGQKARVGIARAIALHPKLVILDEPTAALDVSVQAVVLNLLQDLKQRLGMSYLFVSHDLNVVRLLCDRVIVMRTGRIVEEGSSEQVLGDPKDDYTKELLTAIPHPPLPVH; encoded by the coding sequence ATGACCGCCCAGCCGCTGCTCGACGTTCAGGACCTCACGGTCGAATTCACCACCCGCCGCGGCATCGTCAAAGCCGTGCAGCACGTGAACATTTCCGCCGCCAAGGGCGAGACGCTGGCCATCGTCGGCGAGTCCGGCTCGGGCAAGTCGGTGACGTCCTATGCGGTGATGCGCATCCTCGACCGCGCCGGGCGGATCGCCGAGGGCTCGGTGATGTTCTCCGGCATCGACGTCAAGGCCGCGACCGAGGACCAGATGCGCGACCTGCGCGGCCGCGAAGTCTCGATGATCTTCCAGAACCCGCGCGCCGCGCTGAATCCGATCCGCAAGGTCGGCGACCAGATCGAGGACGTGCTGCGCACCCATGTGCAGCAGGCCCAGGTCAGAGATCACGGCGAGAAGGCGATCGAGGCGCTGGAGCAGGTCAAGATCGCCCGCCCGCGCGAGCGCTATCACGCCTATCCGTTCGAGCTGTCGGGCGGCATGTGCCAGCGCGTCGTCATCGCGCTCGCGCTCGCCTGCAATCCGCAGCTCTTGATCGCCGACGAGCCGACCACCGGCCTCGACGTCACCACGCAGAAGGCGGTGATGGATCTGATCGTCGAGCTGACCAAGCGCAAGGCGATGTCGACCATCCTGATCACCCACGACCTCGGCCTCGCGGCGGCCTATTGCGATCGCGTCGTGGTGATGGAGAAGGGCCGCGTGGTCGAGACCGCGAAGGCCGCCGACATCTTCGCCAACCCGCAGCACCCCTACACCAGGAAGCTGATGCGCGCGACGCCGCGGCTTGGTGTGAGCTTGCGAGACTTGCTGCCGGAGGAAGAGGGGGCAGCGCCCGCGGCGCCAGCCGAGTCAACCCCGGCCGCCGCAGCAAGTACAGAGAGTCAGAAGCCCCTCCTGCTCGTCGACAAGCTCGTGAAAGAATACCCCCGCCAGGGCGCGACCGCCGTGCTCGGGAAACTGTTCGGCCGCAAGCCGCCGGTGGAGCCGGACGTGTTCCGCGCCGTCGATGGCATCAGCTTCGCGGTCGGTCACGGCGAGAGCGTCGGCCTCGTCGGCGAGTCCGGGTGCGGCAAATCGACGACGTCGATGATGGTGATGCGGCTCCTGGACCAGACCTCGGGCCTGATCCAGTTCGAGGGCGAGGACATCTCCGGCATCCAGCCTGCCGCCTTCGCCCGCCTGCCGCAGCGCAGCCGCATTCAGATGGTGTTCCAGGATCCGACCGACAGCCTGAATCCGCGCTTCACCGCCGCGCGCGCCATCGTGGACCCCATCATGCAGCTGGGGGATATCAGAGGACGCGACGCGCTGCGGGCTCGCTGCGAGGAACTCGCGAGCATGGTCGGACTGCCGCACAACCTGCTCGACCGCTTCCCGCATCAATTGTCCGGCGGCCAGAAGGCCCGCGTCGGCATTGCCCGTGCGATCGCGCTGCATCCAAAGCTCGTTATCCTGGACGAGCCGACGGCGGCGCTGGACGTCTCGGTGCAGGCCGTGGTGCTCAACCTGCTTCAGGACCTGAAGCAGCGGCTAGGCATGAGCTATCTGTTCGTCTCGCATGATTTGAATGTGGTGCGCTTGTTGTGCGATCGTGTCATTGTGATGCGGACGGGACGGATCGTCGAGGAAGGCTCTTCCGAGCAGGTGCTCGGCGATCCCAAGGACGACTACACCAAGGAACTGCTGACGGCGATCCCGCATCCGCCGTTACCGGTGCACTGA
- a CDS encoding DUF4089 domain-containing protein — MAEPLDDYIDAVSKALALPVEEAWRPAVRANLEVSLRLSRLVDEFALPDETEPAPIFTV, encoded by the coding sequence ATGGCCGAACCCCTGGACGACTATATCGACGCCGTATCGAAAGCACTGGCGCTGCCGGTCGAGGAGGCCTGGAGGCCCGCGGTGCGTGCGAACCTCGAAGTGTCGCTGCGCCTCTCCCGCCTTGTCGACGAATTCGCGCTGCCGGACGAGACCGAGCCGGCACCGATCTTCACGGTCTGA
- a CDS encoding AtzE family amidohydrolase, giving the protein MTAKPETASEIASAVAGGKMSALDATEAALARIKQHDTVLNSFTDVTADRARTKARAIDADIAAGKTVGPLAGVPFAVKNLFDVAGLPTRAGSKINRDLAPAKRDAMLIERMEAAGAVLVGALNMGEYAYDFTGENVHDGPSRNPHDTTRMTGGSSGGSGSAVGGALVPIALGSDTNGSIRVPSSFCGIFGLKPTYGRLSRARSFPFVASLDHLGPFARSVTDLALAYDVMQGPDAEDSACTARGLEPTLPLIANPVSDLRIAIAGGYFQKNVFPEAVEAVGRVAKALGATQVVDIPEAARARAAAYVITTTEGASLHLDRLRKRPNDFDPAVRDRLIAGAMVPAPMVDRAQKFRRWYRAQLAEIFRSVDVLLAPATPCTAPKLGQVNFNLDGVELPVRANIGVHTQPISFIGLPVVAVPVPLEPLPIGVQIIAAPWREDIALRVAYALEKMGVAAAPAPRGL; this is encoded by the coding sequence ATGACCGCCAAGCCAGAAACGGCCTCCGAGATCGCAAGCGCGGTCGCAGGCGGCAAAATGTCCGCGCTCGATGCCACCGAAGCCGCACTCGCGCGCATCAAGCAGCACGACACCGTCCTCAATTCCTTCACCGACGTCACCGCCGATCGCGCGCGTACGAAGGCGCGCGCGATCGATGCCGACATCGCCGCCGGCAAGACCGTCGGCCCGCTCGCCGGCGTGCCCTTCGCGGTGAAGAACCTGTTCGACGTCGCGGGGCTGCCGACGCGCGCGGGATCGAAGATCAACCGCGACCTCGCACCGGCCAAACGTGACGCCATGCTGATCGAGCGGATGGAAGCCGCCGGCGCCGTGCTGGTCGGTGCGCTCAACATGGGCGAATACGCCTATGACTTCACCGGCGAGAACGTCCATGACGGTCCCTCGCGCAATCCGCACGATACGACGCGCATGACCGGCGGCTCGTCCGGTGGTTCGGGCAGCGCCGTCGGAGGCGCGCTGGTGCCGATCGCGCTGGGCTCGGACACCAACGGCTCGATCCGCGTGCCGTCCTCCTTCTGCGGCATCTTTGGCCTGAAGCCGACCTATGGCCGGCTCTCGCGGGCGCGCTCGTTCCCGTTCGTCGCGAGCCTCGATCATCTCGGCCCGTTCGCACGGTCCGTCACCGATCTCGCGCTCGCCTATGACGTGATGCAGGGTCCTGACGCGGAGGACAGCGCCTGCACGGCGCGCGGACTGGAGCCGACGCTGCCGCTGATCGCCAATCCGGTCTCGGACCTGCGCATCGCCATCGCCGGCGGGTATTTCCAGAAGAACGTGTTCCCGGAAGCGGTCGAGGCCGTCGGCCGCGTTGCCAAGGCGCTTGGTGCGACGCAAGTCGTGGACATCCCAGAAGCCGCGCGAGCCCGCGCGGCGGCCTATGTCATCACCACCACCGAAGGCGCTTCGCTCCACCTCGATCGCCTGCGCAAGCGTCCGAACGATTTCGATCCGGCGGTGCGCGACCGGCTGATCGCAGGCGCGATGGTACCCGCGCCCATGGTCGACCGCGCGCAAAAATTCCGCCGCTGGTACCGCGCGCAGCTTGCCGAGATCTTTAGATCGGTCGACGTGCTGCTGGCGCCGGCAACGCCCTGCACCGCGCCAAAGCTCGGACAGGTGAACTTCAATCTCGACGGCGTCGAGCTGCCGGTGCGCGCCAATATCGGCGTCCACACCCAGCCGATCTCCTTCATCGGCCTGCCGGTGGTCGCGGTGCCGGTGCCGCTCGAGCCGCTGCCGATCGGCGTGCAGATCATCGCCGCGCCTTGGCGCGAGGACATCGCGCTTCGTGTCGCCTACGCCTTGGAAAAGATGGGCGTCGCCGCCGCGCCTGCTCCAAGGGGACTTTGA
- the hpxZ gene encoding oxalurate catabolism protein HpxZ, translated as MEIDLPDVIAEVKAAFDRYEQALVSNDVAVLGELFRNDPRTLRYGIGENLYGYEAISGFRAGRSPVGLNRRTAKTVITSYGRDTAVASTLFHRDTAPGKVGRQMQTWIRFPEGWRVVAAHVSIIDEPKETA; from the coding sequence ATGGAGATCGATCTCCCCGACGTCATCGCGGAAGTCAAAGCCGCGTTCGATCGTTACGAGCAGGCCCTCGTCAGCAATGACGTCGCCGTGCTCGGTGAGCTCTTCCGCAACGATCCCCGCACGCTGCGCTACGGCATCGGCGAGAACCTCTATGGCTACGAGGCGATAAGCGGCTTTCGCGCCGGCCGCTCGCCGGTCGGCCTGAACCGCCGCACCGCAAAGACGGTTATCACCAGCTATGGCCGCGACACGGCCGTTGCCTCCACCCTGTTCCATCGCGACACGGCGCCCGGCAAGGTCGGCCGGCAGATGCAGACCTGGATTCGCTTCCCCGAAGGCTGGCGCGTCGTCGCTGCCCATGTCAGCATCATCGACGAGCCGAAAGAGACCGCATGA
- a CDS encoding GntR family transcriptional regulator — protein sequence MTLDEFPQGTPPAEPVVPRVDRPSASVQKVTRAEELRLQLADEIVRGALAPGAPLDETDIARRFSVSRTPVREALRQLVASGLVEARAHRGAVVAQPSIERLKSMFEAMAELEALCAGLAAERMSAAERHGLEAIHEELRVLSYTGNPDRFHEVNERFHNAIYAGSQNGYIAEITLATRVRVQPFRRAQFRNLGRLAKSQAEHDRVVVAIMRGDKQGAAAAMRAHIELVRGEYEIYAVSV from the coding sequence ATGACGCTCGACGAGTTTCCGCAAGGGACACCGCCGGCCGAGCCGGTGGTGCCGCGCGTCGATCGTCCTTCGGCATCAGTACAGAAGGTCACGCGCGCCGAAGAGCTGCGCCTCCAGCTCGCGGACGAGATCGTGCGCGGCGCCCTGGCCCCCGGCGCGCCGCTTGACGAGACCGACATCGCGCGCCGTTTCAGCGTTTCGCGGACGCCGGTGCGCGAGGCGCTGCGTCAACTCGTGGCGAGCGGCCTCGTCGAAGCGCGCGCCCATCGCGGCGCGGTGGTGGCGCAGCCCTCGATCGAGCGTCTCAAGAGCATGTTCGAGGCGATGGCCGAGCTCGAGGCACTGTGCGCCGGCCTTGCCGCCGAGCGCATGTCCGCGGCCGAGCGCCACGGTTTGGAGGCCATCCACGAGGAGTTGCGGGTCTTGAGCTACACCGGCAATCCCGATCGCTTTCACGAGGTCAACGAGCGCTTCCACAACGCGATCTATGCCGGCTCGCAGAACGGCTACATCGCCGAGATCACGCTGGCGACGCGCGTGCGCGTGCAGCCGTTCCGCCGCGCCCAGTTCCGCAACCTCGGACGTCTCGCCAAATCGCAAGCCGAGCACGACCGCGTCGTCGTCGCCATCATGCGCGGCGACAAGCAGGGCGCCGCTGCGGCGATGCGCGCGCATATCGAGCTGGTGCGCGGAGAGTACGAGATTTACGCGGTGTCGGTGTAG
- the atzF gene encoding allophanate hydrolase: MGAEQPETIAAIVAAHRAGTLTPAETAARTYQRIRDHNDPAIFISLRDEKDAIAEAEKLAARKDAANLSLFGVPVAVKDNIDALGFPTTAACPAFSTTPAHDSTAVARLRAAGAIIIGKTNLDQFATGLVGVRSPYGIPKNSIRDDLIPGGSSSGSAVAVGAGLVPLSLGTDTAGSGRVPAMLNNIVGLKPSLGMISNAGLVPACRTLDCISVFALTVDDAALALSVMAGPDPADPFSRDRPLGALTPFPAGLRLGVPRNGQLIFFGDKASDAAYGDALKRWTARGATLVEFDLEPFYETARLLYEGPWVAERYLVIKDLLASAPDAIHPVTREITAAGARLTAGETFSALYRLQGLRKIAERTFANIDALVLPTAPTAYTTAQVLANPIELNSRLGTYTNFVNLLDLCGLAVPASMRADGIPFGITLLAPAGRDAMLASIGRVFHADTNLSLGAKSGAQAPLAPLPASSGDEIPIAVVGAHLSGMVLNGELTALNGHLVEATRTAPDYKLYALKTTPPKPGMLRVEAGKGASIELEIWSLSSSAFGRFVNAIPAPMAIGTVRLADGRSVKGFLVEPEVLGDARDITAYGGWRAYMKEAATA, translated from the coding sequence ATGGGGGCTGAGCAGCCTGAAACGATCGCCGCGATTGTGGCCGCGCATCGCGCGGGCACGCTGACGCCGGCAGAGACGGCCGCGCGGACCTATCAGCGCATCCGCGACCACAACGATCCCGCCATCTTCATCAGCCTGCGCGACGAGAAGGACGCCATCGCGGAGGCCGAGAAGCTTGCTGCTCGGAAGGACGCAGCCAACCTGTCGCTTTTTGGCGTGCCGGTCGCGGTGAAGGACAATATCGACGCGCTGGGATTTCCGACCACCGCGGCCTGCCCGGCCTTTTCCACCACGCCGGCACACGATTCGACCGCGGTGGCGCGCCTGCGTGCCGCCGGCGCCATCATCATCGGCAAGACCAATCTCGACCAGTTCGCAACCGGCCTCGTCGGCGTGCGCTCGCCCTACGGCATTCCCAAGAATTCGATCCGCGACGATCTCATTCCCGGCGGATCGAGCTCGGGCTCGGCAGTCGCCGTCGGCGCCGGCCTCGTGCCGCTGTCGCTGGGCACCGACACCGCCGGCTCGGGCCGCGTGCCGGCGATGCTCAACAACATCGTCGGGCTGAAGCCGAGCCTCGGCATGATCTCGAATGCCGGGCTCGTGCCGGCCTGCCGCACGCTCGATTGCATCTCGGTGTTCGCACTGACGGTGGACGATGCCGCGCTCGCTCTGTCCGTGATGGCGGGGCCGGACCCAGCCGATCCGTTCTCGCGCGACCGGCCGCTGGGTGCGCTCACGCCGTTTCCGGCAGGCCTGCGCCTCGGCGTGCCCCGCAACGGACAGCTGATCTTCTTCGGCGACAAAGCATCCGATGCTGCCTACGGCGATGCGCTGAAGCGCTGGACCGCGCGTGGCGCCACACTGGTCGAGTTCGACCTCGAGCCGTTCTACGAGACGGCGCGGCTGCTCTACGAGGGCCCGTGGGTCGCCGAGCGCTATCTCGTGATCAAGGATCTGCTGGCGTCCGCGCCTGATGCGATCCACCCCGTGACGCGCGAGATCACCGCGGCGGGCGCGCGGCTGACGGCGGGCGAGACCTTTTCGGCGCTCTACCGCCTGCAGGGCCTGCGCAAGATCGCCGAGCGCACCTTTGCCAATATCGACGCGCTGGTGCTGCCGACGGCGCCGACGGCCTATACGACCGCGCAGGTGCTCGCCAATCCGATCGAGCTCAACAGCCGCCTCGGCACCTACACCAACTTCGTCAATCTGCTCGACCTCTGCGGCCTCGCCGTCCCGGCGTCGATGCGTGCCGACGGCATTCCGTTCGGCATCACGCTGCTCGCGCCTGCCGGACGCGATGCGATGCTGGCCAGCATCGGCCGTGTCTTCCATGCCGATACGAACTTGAGCCTCGGCGCAAAGAGCGGGGCGCAAGCTCCGCTCGCACCGCTGCCGGCAAGCAGCGGCGACGAGATCCCGATCGCCGTGGTCGGCGCGCATCTGTCCGGCATGGTGCTGAACGGCGAGTTGACGGCGCTGAACGGCCATCTGGTCGAGGCAACCAGGACGGCGCCGGACTACAAGCTCTACGCGCTCAAGACCACGCCGCCAAAGCCCGGCATGCTGCGCGTGGAAGCCGGCAAGGGCGCGTCGATCGAGCTGGAGATCTGGTCGCTGTCGTCGTCCGCCTTCGGCAGGTTCGTCAACGCGATTCCCGCGCCGATGGCGATCGGCACGGTGCGGCTTGCGGATGGCCGCAGCGTGAAGGGGTTTCTGGTCGAGCCGGAAGTGCTGGGTGATGCGCGGGATATTACCGCGTATGGGGGATGGCGCGCTTATATGAAGGAAGCCGCCACAGCGTAG
- a CDS encoding MarR family winged helix-turn-helix transcriptional regulator, with translation MTASAARADTRPSPRKRAGNGAAPRDIADDVGLDALVGHAGYAVRRFQIWIFQDFIRTLGDVDIRPTQYSVLTVIGGNPGLSQMAVAKRLGIERARLVHLLDSLEQRKLVKRVKSKADRRSHALHLTAQGETALAKFKRLAAEHERNVEAKIGKENRAHLLRILAGFT, from the coding sequence GTGACAGCCAGTGCAGCCCGGGCCGACACCCGCCCCTCCCCACGCAAGCGCGCCGGCAATGGCGCGGCGCCTCGCGATATCGCCGACGATGTCGGCCTCGACGCCCTGGTCGGGCACGCCGGCTATGCGGTGCGGCGCTTCCAGATCTGGATCTTCCAGGACTTCATCAGAACGCTCGGCGATGTCGACATCCGGCCGACGCAATATTCGGTGCTGACGGTGATCGGGGGCAATCCGGGCCTGTCGCAGATGGCCGTGGCCAAGCGCCTCGGCATCGAGCGCGCCCGGCTGGTGCATCTGCTCGACAGCCTTGAACAGCGCAAGCTGGTCAAGCGGGTCAAGTCGAAGGCGGACCGGCGCTCGCATGCGCTGCATCTCACCGCGCAGGGCGAGACGGCGCTGGCGAAGTTCAAGCGGCTCGCGGCCGAGCACGAGCGGAACGTCGAGGCGAAGATCGGCAAGGAAAACCGGGCCCACCTGCTTCGGATCCTCGCCGGCTTCACCTGA
- a CDS encoding feruloyl-CoA synthase → MTVAPRGDLAGLFASPRTVAEHRADGSIVLRSPDPLRDGARCVGDWLEQWARQTPDAIFLAERGNVDAPWTTVTYAQALRQVRAAASWILAQGLSAERPLAILSDNSVDHALLALAAQHVGVPSAAISPAYSLMSRDFEKLKSMVTLLEPGAIYVSAIKPFAAALEAIAPLHRARIISGHVDDAGALAFRTVAATPESPDVATAFAAVTPDTIAKFLFTSGSTGTPKAVINTQRMLTSSQQAKAQTWIFLEQKREDLIILDWLPWSHTFGANHNFNLVLRNGGSLYIDGGKPAPGLFATSLANLKSVMPTVYFNVPRGFDMLIAALRGDEELCRRFFNEVKFAFYAGAALPQNLWDALEELSIKTVGHALPMVSAWGSTETSPLATDCHFLAERSGNIGVPIPGTELKLVTSGDKLEVRVRGPNVTPGYWKAPELTKQAFDEEGFYLIGDAVKLADTGRPERGLFFDGRVAEDFKLNSGTWVSVGTLRVAGIAALSPLAQDIVVSGQGGDETRFLVFPNIVACRVHAGLPETAGVNEVLAHDKVRTAIAQGLAKLRQQGPNSSGHATRALLLAEPPSVDGGEITDKGYINQRAVLTRRADAVARLNDDASGEWIGWV, encoded by the coding sequence ATGACAGTCGCCCCACGCGGTGACCTTGCAGGCCTGTTCGCAAGCCCGCGGACCGTCGCAGAGCATCGCGCCGACGGCAGCATCGTGCTGCGCTCGCCCGATCCGTTGCGCGATGGCGCGCGTTGCGTCGGCGACTGGCTGGAGCAATGGGCGCGGCAAACGCCGGATGCGATCTTCCTTGCCGAGCGCGGCAATGTCGATGCGCCCTGGACCACCGTCACCTATGCCCAGGCTCTTCGCCAGGTGCGGGCGGCGGCGTCCTGGATTTTGGCGCAAGGCCTCAGCGCAGAGCGCCCGCTCGCGATCCTCTCGGACAACAGCGTCGATCACGCGCTGCTGGCGCTTGCTGCCCAGCATGTCGGCGTGCCCTCGGCCGCGATTTCGCCGGCCTATTCGCTGATGTCCAGGGATTTCGAGAAGCTCAAGAGCATGGTCACGCTGCTGGAGCCGGGCGCGATCTACGTCTCTGCGATAAAACCCTTCGCGGCGGCGCTGGAGGCCATCGCGCCGCTGCACCGGGCGCGGATCATCAGCGGCCATGTTGATGACGCCGGTGCGCTCGCCTTCCGCACTGTTGCGGCAACACCGGAGAGCCCCGACGTTGCGACGGCGTTCGCCGCGGTGACGCCGGACACAATCGCGAAATTCCTGTTCACGTCAGGCTCGACCGGCACGCCCAAGGCCGTCATCAACACCCAGCGCATGCTGACCTCGAGCCAGCAGGCCAAGGCGCAGACCTGGATCTTTCTCGAGCAGAAGCGCGAGGATCTCATCATCCTCGACTGGTTACCCTGGAGCCACACCTTCGGTGCCAATCACAATTTCAATCTCGTGCTGCGCAACGGCGGCTCGCTCTATATCGACGGCGGCAAGCCTGCGCCCGGTCTCTTTGCGACCTCGCTGGCCAATCTGAAAAGCGTGATGCCGACGGTGTATTTCAACGTGCCGCGCGGCTTCGACATGCTGATTGCGGCGCTGCGCGGCGACGAGGAACTGTGCCGCCGCTTCTTCAACGAGGTGAAATTCGCCTTCTATGCCGGCGCGGCGCTGCCGCAAAATCTATGGGATGCGCTCGAGGAGCTCTCGATCAAAACCGTCGGTCACGCGCTGCCGATGGTCTCGGCCTGGGGCTCGACCGAAACCTCGCCGCTCGCGACCGACTGCCATTTCCTCGCCGAACGCTCCGGCAATATCGGTGTGCCCATTCCCGGCACCGAGCTGAAACTCGTCACCTCCGGCGACAAGCTGGAGGTGCGGGTGCGCGGCCCCAACGTCACGCCCGGCTATTGGAAGGCGCCGGAGCTGACGAAGCAGGCTTTTGATGAAGAGGGCTTTTATCTGATCGGCGATGCCGTCAAGCTTGCCGATACCGGCAGGCCCGAGCGCGGCCTGTTCTTCGACGGCCGTGTCGCGGAAGACTTCAAGCTCAATTCCGGCACCTGGGTCAGCGTCGGCACGCTGCGCGTCGCCGGCATTGCGGCGCTCTCGCCGCTGGCGCAGGACATCGTCGTGTCAGGTCAGGGCGGCGACGAGACGCGCTTTCTAGTGTTTCCCAATATTGTCGCCTGCCGCGTCCACGCCGGCCTGCCCGAGACGGCAGGCGTGAACGAGGTGCTCGCGCATGACAAGGTCAGGACCGCAATCGCGCAGGGCCTGGCGAAACTCAGGCAGCAAGGCCCCAACTCCTCCGGCCACGCCACCCGCGCGCTGCTTCTCGCCGAGCCGCCGTCGGTCGATGGCGGCGAGATCACCGACAAGGGCTACATCAACCAGCGCGCCGTGCTGACGCGGCGCGCCGATGCTGTGGCACGGTTGAACGACGATGCGTCGGGTGAGTGGATTGGCTGGGTATAA